In Hamadaea flava, a genomic segment contains:
- a CDS encoding maleylpyruvate isomerase family mycothiol-dependent enzyme, whose translation METTRFLEVLGDDYRRLLGVAAGDLAVTVPTCPDWTLADLVEHVSMVYLHKVATMRLGTFPSPWPPEDLPPEAPADRLARAYAELTAEFARHTPETAVQTWYEPDQTVGFWIRRMVHESVIHRIDGELAAGLPPTEVPDDVALDGIDENLQAFLAYQVGRWPEEFAAALADCGGETLLVSAGGRGWLVRLRPGTVTVEAAEPDAAADATVSGTPSGVLLWLWRRTDDLAVRLSGKPSVSGKLCDLQRIATQ comes from the coding sequence ATGGAGACCACGAGATTCCTCGAAGTGCTCGGCGACGACTACCGGCGCCTACTCGGCGTCGCCGCCGGCGACCTCGCCGTCACGGTGCCCACCTGTCCTGATTGGACGCTTGCTGACCTGGTGGAGCACGTCTCGATGGTCTACCTGCACAAGGTGGCGACCATGCGACTCGGGACGTTCCCGAGTCCGTGGCCGCCGGAGGACCTGCCCCCGGAGGCTCCGGCCGACCGCCTCGCCCGGGCGTACGCCGAGCTGACGGCGGAGTTCGCGCGGCACACGCCGGAGACGGCCGTGCAGACCTGGTACGAGCCGGATCAGACGGTCGGCTTCTGGATCCGGCGGATGGTGCACGAGTCGGTGATCCACCGGATCGACGGCGAGCTGGCGGCCGGGCTGCCGCCGACCGAGGTCCCCGACGACGTCGCCCTCGACGGGATCGACGAGAACCTGCAAGCGTTTCTGGCGTACCAGGTCGGCCGATGGCCGGAGGAGTTCGCGGCGGCGCTCGCCGACTGTGGTGGCGAGACCCTGCTCGTCTCGGCGGGCGGCCGCGGTTGGCTGGTGCGGCTGCGACCAGGCACGGTCACCGTCGAGGCGGCCGAGCCGGACGCCGCCGCCGACGCGACCGTCTCGGGCACGCCCTCGGGCGTACTGCTGTGGCTGTGGCGGCGCACCGACGACCTAGCGGTCCGCCTCTCCGGTAAGCCCAGCGTTTCCGGCAAACTATGTGATCTCCAGCGGATCGCCACACAATGA
- the thpR gene encoding RNA 2',3'-cyclic phosphodiesterase, translating into MFVALFPPPPAVADLESFVSRLNLGKATAAGRDVRLDAPERWHVTLAFLGEVDEAGVAAAEGAVGRVAEAWPQEHAGVPPLRLADGGRFGTGSSTILWAGLHGDLGRLTDLAGQINHQLADVGLPSSDGKPFRPHLTLARCGDRLSSDEVAADLAQLHQYAGPTWKVDELVLVRSHLDGDRSYERLRSWPLS; encoded by the coding sequence ATGTTCGTAGCCCTGTTCCCGCCCCCGCCCGCCGTCGCCGATCTGGAGTCCTTCGTCTCGCGGCTGAATCTCGGCAAAGCCACCGCCGCCGGTCGCGACGTCCGGCTCGACGCGCCGGAGCGCTGGCATGTGACGCTCGCGTTCCTCGGCGAGGTCGACGAGGCCGGCGTCGCCGCCGCCGAGGGCGCGGTCGGTCGCGTCGCGGAGGCCTGGCCCCAGGAGCACGCCGGAGTGCCGCCGTTGCGGCTGGCCGACGGCGGCCGGTTCGGCACCGGGTCGAGCACGATCCTCTGGGCCGGTCTGCACGGCGACCTGGGCCGCCTGACCGACCTGGCCGGGCAGATCAATCACCAGCTGGCCGACGTCGGGCTGCCGAGCAGTGACGGCAAGCCGTTCCGGCCACACCTGACCCTCGCCCGGTGCGGCGACCGGCTCTCCAGCGACGAGGTCGCCGCCGATCTGGCCCAACTGCACCAATACGCCGGTCCGACCTGGAAGGTCGACGAGCTGGTACTGGTCCGGAGCCATCTCGACGGCGACCGCAGCTATGAGCGTCTCCGCTCCTGGCCGCTGTCCTAG
- a CDS encoding aldo/keto reductase, with the protein MEYTKLGRTGLSVSRLCLGTMNFGPKTTEPDSYTIMDRALELGLNFFDTADVYGWKTGEGVTEQIIGRWFATGGGRRDKVVLATKVFGKMSDWPNDSGLSARHIVKACDDSLRRLQTDHIDLYQMHHVDRSTPWDEIWQAMSTLVQAGKVLYVGSSNFAGWHLGLAQASAKEHGLLGLVSEQCIYNLFERTVELEVVPAAQHYGIGIIPWSPLHGGALSGMLRKQATGDAARVNEGRASDAAAANRETIEAYEKLAEQIGVDPANLALAWLLSRPGVTAPIIGPRTQAQLDSAVGALDVTLSSETLARLDELFPPVGKGGPGPEAWAW; encoded by the coding sequence ATGGAGTACACGAAACTCGGCCGGACCGGCCTGAGTGTGAGCCGGCTCTGCCTCGGCACCATGAACTTCGGTCCCAAGACCACCGAACCCGACAGCTACACGATCATGGATCGTGCGCTGGAGCTGGGACTCAACTTCTTCGACACGGCGGACGTGTACGGCTGGAAGACCGGCGAGGGCGTCACCGAGCAGATCATCGGACGCTGGTTCGCCACCGGAGGCGGCCGCCGGGACAAGGTCGTCCTGGCTACCAAGGTCTTCGGGAAGATGAGCGACTGGCCCAACGACTCGGGCCTGTCCGCCCGGCACATCGTCAAAGCCTGCGACGACTCGTTGCGCCGCCTCCAGACCGACCACATCGACCTCTACCAGATGCATCACGTCGACCGGTCCACCCCGTGGGACGAGATCTGGCAGGCGATGTCCACATTGGTGCAGGCCGGCAAGGTGCTCTACGTCGGCTCGTCCAACTTCGCCGGCTGGCACCTCGGGCTCGCCCAGGCGTCGGCGAAGGAACACGGTCTCCTCGGGCTCGTCTCGGAGCAGTGCATCTACAACCTGTTCGAGCGTACGGTCGAACTCGAGGTCGTCCCGGCGGCGCAGCACTACGGCATCGGCATCATCCCGTGGTCGCCGCTGCACGGCGGAGCACTCTCCGGCATGCTGCGCAAGCAGGCCACCGGCGACGCCGCCCGGGTCAACGAGGGCCGGGCGAGCGACGCGGCCGCGGCGAACCGGGAGACGATCGAGGCGTACGAGAAGCTCGCCGAGCAGATCGGCGTCGACCCGGCGAACCTCGCCCTGGCCTGGTTGCTGTCCCGGCCAGGGGTCACCGCGCCCATCATCGGCCCGCGTACGCAGGCACAGTTGGACTCGGCGGTCGGCGCGCTCGACGTGACGCTCTCGTCGGAGACCCTGGCTCGGCTGGACGAGCTCTTCCCGCCCGTGGGCAAGGGCGGCCCCGGCCCCGAAGCCTGGGCCTGGTGA
- the sepH gene encoding septation protein SepH → MRPVRFVALSEDGQALVLADEVGRLLALPIDDRVSGAVQAERTGPTATLTVAAGQIDGSAALSPRDIQARIRGGESADDVARVAGVPVDRVLRYAGPVLQERAMLAQHARRTKLKTADRGLPGSLAEVVDARLAQHGVDAEKISWDAYRREDGTWRVVATWPSGKATAQAIWELDKTRQSVTPYDDMAQYLCADRTSAPDAPPTRGETSRGGHGLPAAADSGRRPGRDPIRAGRDALVAALERPGSPGRGLDAPGDRRTVVGGAAAMIGGQGTAFDDEPDAPKEVPAVPSLAVLRPRRASAAAEGTGEKPRKRLPSWDDVLFGGAPAARESS, encoded by the coding sequence ATGCGGCCAGTTCGGTTCGTCGCCCTCTCCGAGGACGGCCAAGCTCTTGTTCTCGCAGACGAGGTCGGCCGTCTCCTGGCGCTGCCCATCGACGACCGGGTCTCCGGCGCGGTGCAGGCAGAGCGTACCGGTCCGACCGCGACGCTGACCGTCGCGGCTGGACAGATCGACGGGAGTGCCGCGCTGTCGCCGCGGGACATCCAGGCGCGCATTCGCGGTGGCGAGAGCGCCGACGACGTCGCCCGGGTCGCCGGAGTTCCGGTCGACCGCGTACTGCGGTACGCCGGTCCCGTTCTCCAGGAGCGGGCGATGCTCGCCCAGCACGCGCGGCGTACCAAGCTGAAGACGGCCGACCGTGGCCTGCCCGGGTCGCTCGCCGAGGTCGTCGACGCTCGGCTGGCCCAGCACGGGGTCGACGCCGAGAAGATCTCCTGGGACGCGTACCGGCGGGAGGACGGCACCTGGCGTGTCGTCGCGACCTGGCCGAGTGGCAAGGCCACCGCGCAGGCGATCTGGGAGCTGGACAAGACCCGCCAGTCCGTCACGCCCTACGACGACATGGCGCAGTACCTGTGCGCCGACCGGACGTCGGCGCCGGACGCGCCGCCCACCCGGGGCGAGACCTCGCGCGGCGGCCACGGCCTGCCTGCTGCGGCCGACTCCGGTCGCCGGCCCGGCCGCGACCCGATCCGGGCCGGGCGCGACGCCCTGGTGGCCGCGCTCGAGCGGCCGGGTTCGCCGGGCCGGGGCCTGGACGCGCCAGGCGACCGGCGGACGGTCGTCGGCGGCGCCGCCGCGATGATCGGCGGTCAGGGCACGGCGTTCGACGACGAGCCCGACGCGCCGAAGGAGGTCCCCGCGGTTCCGTCGCTGGCGGTGCTCCGTCCGCGGCGTGCCTCCGCAGCAGCCGAGGGCACCGGCGAGAAGCCGCGCAAGCGCCTGCCTAGCTGGGACGACGTGCTGTTCGGCGGAGCGCCCGCCGCACGCGAGTCCTCCTGA
- a CDS encoding inositol monophosphatase family protein has product MLEQVETIVREVAEEVVLPKFRSLTAGEIEEKSPGELVTVADRASEVLLAKRLAGLLPGAQIVGEEAVAADPGVLDRLAGDQPVWLIDPVDGTSNFAAGREPFGIMVALVRSGRPVLGVIYEPVPGAMTVAEEGSGTYVDGVRTRMGSEPLTLGELRGGILTRFLPDGVRERVEAGVSGLGAALPGFHCAAHEYREIVTGGEEFAFFWRSLPWDHAAGALIVREAGGVARRFDGTDYVVGDGRTGLLAARDQLSFELLREALVDGLPSHWVTA; this is encoded by the coding sequence ATGCTGGAGCAGGTCGAAACGATCGTTCGCGAGGTCGCCGAGGAGGTCGTGCTGCCGAAGTTCCGGTCGCTGACCGCCGGTGAGATCGAGGAGAAGTCGCCCGGTGAGCTGGTGACTGTGGCCGACCGCGCGAGCGAGGTGTTGCTCGCGAAGCGGCTCGCCGGACTGCTGCCCGGGGCCCAGATCGTCGGTGAGGAGGCGGTCGCGGCGGACCCGGGCGTACTCGACCGGCTGGCCGGGGACCAACCGGTGTGGTTGATCGACCCGGTCGACGGGACCAGCAACTTCGCAGCCGGCCGGGAGCCGTTCGGGATCATGGTCGCCCTGGTCCGATCGGGCCGGCCGGTGCTCGGCGTGATCTACGAGCCCGTCCCGGGTGCGATGACCGTCGCGGAAGAGGGCTCGGGAACCTATGTGGACGGCGTGCGTACGCGCATGGGCTCGGAACCTCTCACGCTCGGTGAGCTGCGAGGCGGCATTCTGACCCGATTCCTCCCCGACGGCGTACGCGAGCGGGTCGAGGCCGGGGTGTCCGGGTTGGGCGCCGCACTGCCCGGCTTCCACTGCGCCGCCCACGAGTACCGCGAGATCGTCACCGGTGGCGAGGAGTTCGCGTTCTTCTGGCGTAGCCTTCCGTGGGACCACGCCGCCGGCGCATTGATCGTCCGTGAGGCCGGTGGTGTCGCACGTCGCTTCGACGGCACGGATTATGTCGTCGGCGACGGCCGGACGGGTCTGCTCGCCGCTCGCGATCAACTGAGCTTCGAGCTGCTGCGGGAGGCACTTGTCGACGGGCTACCGTCACATTGGGTGACCGCCTGA
- a CDS encoding coiled-coil domain-containing protein has product MTLAALPRRWLAPLLALVVAVTLFVTPSGAYAEPDEGGNATQLIQNIEAASRGYLEAQDGLEASQYKQAALQKELVQVNAELTPLRKEVAAIAVEAYTNGRLTTIGAMLSASSSDSFLERATMLEEMNYREDDSLRKLTRLESKAKADKEAIDAEAAIQKAQKAEMKKRLDALELTLSKSGGRKAATGWLKIPAPKAIPTKRNADGSLPSESANVKDPTGTGGKITPRTKHALDEAKRVGFTRFTKCWRTQSWGEHPKGRACDYSVSVGGFEGVPNSSERIYGDKLAAFFIQNARALGVLYVIWYRMIWTPGAGWHNYSGCCGAAAEHQNHVHLSMY; this is encoded by the coding sequence GTGACTCTGGCGGCACTTCCACGTCGATGGCTGGCGCCGTTGCTGGCGCTCGTCGTGGCCGTGACGTTGTTCGTCACGCCTTCGGGCGCGTACGCCGAACCCGATGAGGGCGGCAATGCGACGCAGCTGATCCAGAACATCGAAGCGGCGTCGCGCGGCTACCTCGAAGCGCAGGACGGGCTGGAGGCGTCCCAATACAAGCAGGCGGCGCTGCAGAAGGAGTTGGTCCAGGTCAACGCCGAGCTGACGCCGCTGCGCAAGGAGGTCGCCGCGATCGCGGTCGAGGCGTACACCAACGGGCGGCTCACCACGATCGGCGCGATGCTGTCGGCTTCCAGCTCCGACTCGTTCCTGGAACGGGCGACGATGCTGGAGGAGATGAACTACCGCGAGGACGACTCGCTGCGTAAGTTGACGCGGCTGGAGTCGAAGGCGAAGGCCGACAAGGAGGCCATCGACGCCGAGGCGGCGATCCAGAAGGCACAGAAGGCCGAGATGAAGAAGCGGCTCGACGCGCTGGAGCTGACGCTGTCGAAGTCCGGCGGGCGCAAGGCCGCGACCGGCTGGCTCAAGATCCCGGCACCGAAGGCGATCCCGACCAAGCGCAACGCCGACGGCAGCCTGCCCTCGGAGAGCGCCAACGTCAAGGACCCGACCGGGACCGGTGGCAAGATCACCCCACGGACGAAGCACGCCCTCGACGAGGCGAAGCGCGTCGGTTTCACCCGGTTCACCAAGTGCTGGCGTACGCAGAGCTGGGGCGAGCATCCCAAGGGCCGGGCCTGTGACTATTCGGTCAGTGTGGGCGGATTCGAAGGCGTGCCCAATTCCTCCGAACGCATCTACGGCGACAAGCTAGCCGCGTTCTTCATCCAGAACGCGAGGGCGTTGGGCGTCCTCTACGTGATCTGGTACCGGATGATCTGGACGCCCGGCGCCGGCTGGCACAACTACAGCGGGTGCTGTGGGGCGGCGGCCGAGCATCAGAATCACGTCCACCTCTCCATGTACTGA
- a CDS encoding substrate-binding domain-containing protein: MSATYTRRSLTAAAVLAVAAAAVGCSSPQDAASGDQNAPFKVGLVYSQSGALASYGQQYKAGFAAGLAYATNGTGKVNGRAVEVSEADDAGDPNKAVSAAKDMIGKGVKILAGSTASGVALQVAPIAAQNKVLFVSGPAATDGVTGVNRYTFRSGRQSYQDVLTAKSFIGDATGKKVLVFAQDSAFGKANEAAVKAVIGGAGATVSSILVPATATDFTPAAVQAKNAKADLVFVAWAGTTAGAMWQSLDQQGVLGATQVVTGLDQKSTWPTFGAAGGKISFLSHYFDGATTGANENAVAKAAREKVGGPLDLFHPDGFTAAQLIVRALSEGGDDVEKQIKALEGYSFDGVKGKLTVRAEDHALLQPMFQVKFGSGGQPELIKAVDPQDCAPPAAAMKS; the protein is encoded by the coding sequence ATGAGCGCTACTTATACGCGGCGGTCGCTGACCGCGGCCGCGGTGCTGGCCGTCGCCGCCGCGGCGGTGGGCTGCTCCAGCCCGCAGGACGCCGCTTCGGGCGACCAGAACGCCCCGTTCAAGGTCGGCCTGGTCTACTCCCAGTCCGGCGCGCTGGCCAGCTACGGCCAGCAGTACAAGGCCGGCTTCGCTGCCGGTCTCGCGTACGCGACCAACGGAACCGGCAAGGTCAACGGGCGGGCTGTCGAGGTCTCCGAGGCCGACGACGCCGGCGACCCGAACAAGGCGGTGTCGGCGGCCAAGGACATGATCGGCAAGGGCGTCAAGATCCTGGCCGGTTCGACGGCGTCCGGCGTCGCGTTGCAGGTCGCACCGATCGCGGCGCAGAACAAGGTGCTCTTCGTCTCCGGACCGGCCGCCACCGACGGGGTCACCGGGGTCAACCGATACACCTTCCGCTCGGGCCGGCAGTCGTACCAGGACGTGCTGACCGCGAAGTCCTTCATCGGCGACGCGACCGGCAAGAAGGTGCTGGTCTTCGCTCAGGACAGCGCGTTCGGCAAGGCCAACGAGGCGGCCGTCAAGGCGGTCATCGGCGGTGCGGGCGCGACGGTGAGCAGCATTCTCGTCCCGGCCACCGCGACCGACTTCACCCCGGCCGCCGTGCAGGCGAAGAACGCGAAGGCCGACCTGGTCTTCGTGGCCTGGGCGGGGACGACCGCGGGTGCGATGTGGCAGTCGCTGGACCAGCAGGGCGTCCTCGGTGCGACGCAGGTCGTCACCGGTCTGGACCAGAAGTCGACCTGGCCGACGTTCGGCGCCGCCGGCGGCAAGATCTCGTTCCTCTCGCACTACTTCGACGGCGCGACGACCGGCGCCAATGAGAATGCCGTGGCGAAGGCGGCGCGGGAGAAGGTCGGCGGCCCGCTCGACCTGTTCCACCCGGACGGCTTCACCGCCGCACAGCTGATCGTGCGGGCGCTCAGCGAGGGCGGCGACGACGTCGAGAAGCAGATCAAGGCCCTGGAGGGCTACAGCTTCGACGGCGTCAAGGGCAAGCTCACCGTCCGCGCCGAGGACCACGCGCTGCTGCAGCCGATGTTCCAGGTCAAGTTCGGCTCGGGCGGCCAGCCGGAGCTGATCAAGGCCGTGGACCCGCAGGACTGCGCGCCGCCCGCCGCCGCGATGAAGTCCTGA
- a CDS encoding ABC transporter ATP-binding protein produces MSDHVGTGPAVLATAGLTWRIGNATIVDGVSLDLRAGEFLGVIGPNGAGKTSLFNLISGLRAATAGTVELLGHDVTRLAPHRRARRGLGRTFQASSVFGSLSVRENARLAAQAQHGGSLHAWRSTKGFRAVAERADECLAAVGLSGRGEAVAGTLAHGEKRKLEIALLLAGSPRVMLLDEPMAGVAAEDVPDLVEVIRGLTGHIGGAVLMVEHHMEVILGLADRLAVMHHGALLACDTPDVVMANPVVQEAYLGEEL; encoded by the coding sequence ATGTCCGACCACGTCGGTACCGGCCCGGCGGTCCTCGCGACCGCCGGGCTCACCTGGCGCATCGGCAACGCCACGATCGTCGACGGCGTGAGCCTCGACCTGCGCGCGGGGGAGTTCCTGGGCGTGATCGGGCCGAACGGTGCGGGCAAGACGTCGCTCTTCAACCTGATCAGCGGGCTGCGCGCGGCCACGGCGGGCACCGTCGAACTCCTCGGCCACGACGTCACCCGGCTCGCCCCCCATCGCCGCGCGCGGCGCGGGCTCGGCCGCACGTTCCAAGCCTCGTCCGTCTTCGGTTCCCTGTCGGTACGCGAGAACGCGCGACTGGCGGCCCAAGCGCAGCACGGGGGTTCCCTGCACGCGTGGCGCAGCACGAAGGGGTTCCGGGCGGTCGCCGAGCGGGCGGACGAGTGTCTGGCCGCGGTCGGCCTGTCCGGCCGGGGCGAAGCCGTCGCCGGAACGCTGGCCCACGGCGAGAAGCGGAAGCTGGAGATCGCGTTGCTGCTGGCCGGATCGCCCCGGGTGATGCTGCTGGACGAGCCGATGGCCGGGGTCGCCGCCGAGGACGTTCCCGACCTGGTCGAGGTCATCCGCGGCCTGACCGGCCACATCGGAGGGGCCGTCCTCATGGTGGAACACCACATGGAGGTCATCCTCGGGCTCGCCGACCGGCTCGCGGTGATGCATCACGGCGCGCTGCTGGCCTGCGACACCCCGGACGTGGTCATGGCCAATCCCGTCGTGCAGGAGGCTTACCTGGGGGAGGAGTTGTGA